From the Coffea eugenioides isolate CCC68of chromosome 1, Ceug_1.0, whole genome shotgun sequence genome, the window TTTTGACAAGTTTTCTTGATTTGGCTGTATCAAAGTATAACCTCAATCCTAATGAGGAAGCATCATATTCATAAACATTACTCACATTAGTACTTATATTCTGGTTAGGAAACTCCATCAAAGAATATGTCAAATACTAGCATTTTATAGAGCAAGAGTGGTTAGTGTATTGGGAAATGGTCTCACAAGCATCAAAAATTAACATTTGGCCTTGATACAAATAGTTAGAAACCACACAATTAGAGAAATAGATGGCTAAATGATAAGGCCGCATCAGCTTTGCACTCTCTTCTCTATGTTGGGAAATGGTCTCACAAGCATGAAAAATTAACATTTGGCCTTGATACAAATGGCTGGAAACCACACAACTAGAGAAATAGATGACCAGATGATAAGGCAGCATCAGCTTTGCACTTACATCTCTATCCACTGATTTAGAAATCATGAGCTGCTACACTTCAATAATAACGTGAGCCAGTATCATATAACCGGCCACCAGGGTACTGAAGTCTATGCTCAAAATCATCGTTCCTGCCACTACCAAGAAATCGTGCACGCTCTCTATGAGAATCATAATTATCAGCATTGTAAAGTCGCTGTGGATCTCTAGCTGGAGGAGTCCCCGTACTGTACCCTTGAGGATCACCATGGCCACTGCTAGAATAGTGGTCCATTGAAGCCTGCTGGTATTGTTGTTGTCTGGAATGAGATTCTCGTCGAAGAAACTCATCTCTCCGACTGGCATGTTGAGCTCGAAGTGCAACAAGCTGTTCTTGATATTGTGCATTGATCATATTTATTCTCTGGAAACAACGGATACAACTTGTGTTGGTCAGAAAGAAGATTGGCTAAGCAAAGGGAAAGAAGCCATGGGAACATAGCAACAATGCATGGATTTCATTTCTGGAAGTGGATTCAATATGCTCGTGCTTTCAAATGTCAAATatgaaaataagataaaaattaaACTTCAGTGGCTAATGACTTTTTAGATCAAAAAGCAAAGGAGATCTTTTAATTTAACAAATACAGGGTGTAAGGATACACTTTAAGTTGAACTAACCTCCCGATGCCTAGCAATTTCCGCGTCCTCCGCATCAATTTGCTCCTTGCTCAGTTTCATGAGATCATCGAGGAATTTCTCCTCAAGTCCTTCAAAAGTCTGCGGCATGAAATTCTCTTCATACCCCATATTCATATCTTCTCCACGAGGTTGAGACCTTGAATCATGGCTGCCTTGCCTCTCCGGTGCCATCCTTGGCTCTGGCCTTTGGGCTTGGTAGTAAGACCTAGGTGCTTCGTTCCCTTGACCTGTAAAAGAAATTCATATCAGATCCAAGCACAGAAGGGCACATAAATTTTGTCATCCCACTAGTAGAATGAAGCAAATGTATAGGTAAGTCTGCAAAACATAAGAAGTTGGTTGCACAAAGATCCTGGAAGGTCCCAGTTCAACTTTGACTCTTTAAAGATAAAAACATGCCTTTTCCCAACtgaagaaatacactttagtttCGTGAACTCTCAACAAAGGTCAAATAGAAAAGTAAAGATTATGGCCAATGTGGAACAAACATCTCATCATATGTAAACATGCATGCCTTTTGAACAGAACATGATCAGCAACTTAACGTTTCCTattggttgaaaaaaaaaacatcatgCCAAAACCCAATCCAATCTGCACATACTTAACTGCTGCATTTATTTGTCGACAACAGTAATGCACTTAGGGTAGAAACAATCGAGCTACCTTCTAGCTAGTCCTTCCTATTAACCTTTTAAACATTTTGAATCAATCAATCGTCACTTTGTTCTGAAAGAAGGATTTAGCATTGGTTAACTCAATGGCAGGCAATGCTTGATAACATGTGACTGTGGAGCTCTATtgcatgagagagagagagagagggttgCATGAAAACTGCCAAAATATGATACAACACGCATACGAGATCTTTCTATTcaagcattaccaatttatccTTGCATAGTAGTTTCACTGACTAAAACTGAGGAACCTTTATCAATAAGACATTTCAATAATTCAATGCCTAGTTGCTATAAACTTTCAGAGCGATCTTTGGTAATGCATGTTTGACTCTTTATACAATGAATGAATTAAGACACCCACAGAGTTGCATCCCCAATCAAAATATCAATAAGGTTCGAAAAAAATGGAAAGCATAATCTTGCACATAATTGAACAGCCCCAGATTCGTTCATACAAGCcaataaaattgcaaatttatGCTCCCAATTATGGAAATACATATCTCCAGAACAATTTTCCTTTCAGGGGCACAGAAAACTATTGTACTGCAGAAAAGGCCCCCTTTACCaagttaaattttgaaacacAGTTCAAATTGACAAAGACCACTAATCATCCCATCCCAAGATCTTAAAGGTACAGACTTTGTCAGGGAGCAGCAATTCCTGGAAGATTTGCTGTTTCCCAACAGTCACACCTATGCTAGTTTGTGTCACCATACACTTTGAAACATCTAGATGGCTAGATTGCAAAGCCATCTGAAAAGGCTACCTTGTCAAAGACTGTCTAAAACACAGATACTAAACACTTCATATTATCTATAATCTGTTTTAATTCGATTCTTAATCTAGAAGTGGAACCCGAACATACCAGCATTTGAATAAAAGGGACAAAACCAACATTCAATACCAAAACCTATCTCAACCAGTTCCAGGGcattaaatcaaaacaagtGGTTATCAGTACTTACTAAACGGATATCTCGGTTGCAAAATGAGATGGTATCATAGATTTTACACCGCTAAAAGAAACATATAAACTAATTTTCGCATGAACTTAGCACCATATGCAGTCTTTAAACCAACTAAAGGATACAATTCAGAATTACTCCTCACTAATGCAGGTAAAACCAATGCCCCTAGATCACAAAGGACAATAACCTTCCAATGCCACAATGCTTTAACAGCATCATTTCGACGTTTTCCACTAACACACAAATTTTTATCGAAAGCTGAAACATTTATTAACGAACGCTATCAGGTCAATTACAAAATTAAAAGTACAGAAGATACACAAAGCCCAGAAAGAAATCACAGCCAGCGAGTGCAGCATAAATCTTACCTGAATCAATAGCCAATTCATCCAaatgagtcaaaaaaaaaattgaaacccaCGTCAGAAAAAGCATAAAGAATAAATGGGACaactaattgaaaaaaaaaattaagctaAAAATGGAATCTTGCCTTCATTGTGGAACATGTGGGGTGACATAGGGCTGGATAGTCTGGCCCCATCTCTTTCCAATctccattgattgtgattactACTATGACGCTCAGACTTGCTGCTCTGCTGCTGATGATGATGCATGTGAGGCGATGGCGCCATTCCCGCAGCTGCATAGGCAGCTGATGAATCACCACCGCCGTAGTTGTgcccccctcctcctcctcctcctcctccgcctGGCCTCCTCATaggtgtgtttttttttttaaatatttatagtGTGTGTTGTATGTGAGGAAATCAACAAGAAATGGTTTTTTTGATTTCTTGTCTCTTTTAAACAGCCACACTAGAGCAGGCCAGTCCCAAAGGGTTTGGTTGGAATTTTAATTTAGTCTCAAGATAAAATCGTAGATaaaattcgaaaaaaaaaatctccccCTTTACCCAAAAGATAGTTCTATTTCCATAACTACccaagtgttttttttttttcacttttttcgcttttttttttaacaaataacaaaaattactTGGGTAGtattttgtttttccttgttGGAATATAAAAAGCTTagacttttccttttcttaattttcttttctttatctttaaTAAATTCCAACATACTGATAGAATTTAGTGTTGTTTTGAAAAGTGTATGAAGAAACATATGGAATAGGCATATGTGTATAAAAAATAGTAATAggcatttcttttctttttttggttataAATGGAAAAAGAGCTGCAAAATAGCAACGATTTAAAATATAATTGTGTTGATAATGTTGTGATAACTACCATATTTCAGCACTATACAATAAATAAGTCGTCTTTTAACTCCAATTTAGCTATTAGCTAACTATggctaaatttttttattttggtaaaaagttagaaaagaagAAAGTAAGAGTTATTATAAACTTGTGAAGTTATTGTATATAgaatcattttttaaaaaaaattattctaaactTATTGCAATAAAAAAAGTGAGAAATTAATGTTAATGATTGGCTCCACCCTTTGCATTAGACAATTGATCATGCacataaatttcaaatttatgcTCCCCAAATACGTTCTTTTACATTTCTATAACGTATTTTACCTATTAAACATTattatttgaccaaaaaaattaTTGTCGGGTGTgaaaattatacaaattaaatTGCTACCACCTTTGTTTTACCATATAATCTTGGAAATTGCTAAACAAGTTAATGCGtgctaattatatatttttaataaaactaCGATAACCTTGGGTTTTATGATGGTTATTATGGATAACCCCCCGATAATTGGCAAAGCTACATTGACATAATGACATCTCTTAGTTTAATTAGTGGAAAGTATATTATTTTGTggaggtcttttttttttttggtcaaaggtCAACTTCATATATATTTTGTGGAGGTCTTGGTTCCTCCATTTTGAGTATTTTCATAAGTGTGATATTTTATGAATTCAATAGCATGACTGAATTACGTACGTATGCAACTCCTGAAGACATATATAGAGTGTCAATTGTTTTGTCCTTGTTGTTTATgttatacatacatacatatatatatgtatatatataaatgacAAGATTACAAGATTTTGTACATTTGTGTTATGTGCAGTTCCATGTATTTAATTTGGTTGAAAGGTATAAATCATTAGTAATTTAATAAATGAGTATTTTGCAATTTCACGTTTTACCTCCTAGATAATAAAATGTCATGGTTGCTAACTATTCCATCCCTTCATCTTCCCTCTCAGGGTAAACTTCctctgccaaaaaaaaaaatttacccaAGAAAAAAGAGGCCTTTGGCTCTCTCTCTCCCTATGGAATTTAGTTTTACTTTTCCCTATGATTAACTAGTGAGATTTTTCTTAGGATTTGTCATCCCAGTGCACTAATACATCAAATACTAATACTGCAAGATTTTACCACTTGTGTAAAAAGGGATTCAATGCCCTGGAAACATTTGGTTGGTGCACAGTAGATGCAGCGCTGTGTAGCAGTGGCCGGTCTTGGTTTAATTAGGCACAGAATTGATTGTCGagttaaaaaaatttctcattttaAGCCGTCAAAAACTGTCAAGGACGTCTTTACAATTGCATAGAAGTCCTTTGACCCGTTTAAACATGAGAAATTTCAAAGTCAACATAGTCATGTTTTGTGTAGAGTGGTTGGTACGGCCACACTTGTACCGTACACCTAAAAAGGTGTTATTGGGTGTATCACGCACACCCGTGTTACGTGACATGCCGCGTAGTGTATTAATACTTATTATTTATCGCTTGATAATGCTGATAGACCATTCCTTGTTTGGTAGGTATCGAAGAGGCCAACCACATTACTTGGtgattagataattagttaatcaATTGtcaagcaaataataattgtcaagcaagatgagggcaaaattggaagaaatgttttatctcacttctacaaataattttttaatggaACATCAAGCTGTCAGGGAGGTTTTTGCAACGAATTGTTACTGTTCAAGGGAGGTGAATGCAATTTCTAAACCtagaggggaggtcagtgcaaatgtcagaaatctcaagggaggtttctgcaattatcccttcaTCTGTGAAGCATACTGTGTAGGCTAGGTCAAGCTAGCCGAGCTGAGGTTAAATGCAAAATGAGCTCACCTGCAAAATCAGAAATGTCTGGCGCTAAGCCCATGTTTAAGTCAGTAGCTATCGTGAGTTATATTAGATGGATTCAGACAAATACCTCTCAAGTGGGCAAAGGACTCGTATTTATACTAAAAGAGTTGGGAAACACAATGATAAGATCTATTGATAGTCTGATTTCATAAGATAAAAAATGACGACATTGTCAATGATAGGGCTTAACAATAAAGCAATTGACTGTCACATCAATCATATCTATCACTAGTCAAAACATAGCGGTGAATCAAGGTTTGTTGATAACCTCGGAGAAGAAAGCTATGCCGAAGTGAATTCTCATATCTTCTAGACTAGAGCGGCTGAGGCATCCACACATACCAAACCTCCTTAATCACCAAAGTCGTCGGACTCAAATTCTTGTGAGACATGACATGCATCGCTAGTGTTTTCGGTTGAATTGAAATCTTTAAGCAACATAAAATTTTgaggttgagaaaattttttccattttgtaTTTAGTTGGTGAA encodes:
- the LOC113772714 gene encoding uncharacterized protein LOC113772714, producing the protein MRRPGGGGGGGGGGHNYGGGDSSAAYAAAGMAPSPHMHHHQQQSSKSERHSSNHNQWRLERDGARLSSPMSPHMFHNEGQGNEAPRSYYQAQRPEPRMAPERQGSHDSRSQPRGEDMNMGYEENFMPQTFEGLEEKFLDDLMKLSKEQIDAEDAEIARHRERINMINAQYQEQLVALRAQHASRRDEFLRRESHSRQQQYQQASMDHYSSSGHGDPQGYSTGTPPARDPQRLYNADNYDSHRERARFLGSGRNDDFEHRLQYPGGRLYDTGSRYY